Proteins encoded in a region of the Chitinophagales bacterium genome:
- a CDS encoding response regulator transcription factor: protein MNVIIIEDEEPAVKRLEKLLKSIGPDYRIVASLDSIEGSVNWLSTHDHPDLMLMDIHLADGSSFDIFRHQKITCPIIFITAYDEYAVKAFKVNGIDYLLKPIKKEELRSALDKFEKMHYQQASSLDYSKVAQLLSKDQDQYIKRLVVHYGQNIRAIEVEDVAYFYTEEKVIFLCTKDDRRFSIDLNLDKLENTLNPKKFFRINRQFIVNIKAIEKMLAYSKSRVKILLNPPSSHETITSVERSSDFKKWLAGE from the coding sequence ATGAATGTGATCATTATAGAAGATGAAGAACCTGCTGTAAAGCGGTTAGAAAAGTTACTTAAGAGCATAGGGCCTGATTACAGGATAGTTGCATCTCTGGATAGTATAGAAGGCTCAGTTAACTGGCTTTCCACGCATGATCATCCGGATCTGATGCTTATGGATATTCATCTAGCTGATGGTTCCAGCTTTGATATTTTCCGACATCAGAAAATTACCTGCCCGATAATTTTTATCACTGCCTATGATGAATATGCAGTAAAAGCATTTAAAGTAAACGGCATCGATTATTTACTTAAGCCAATCAAAAAAGAAGAGTTAAGATCCGCTCTCGATAAATTCGAAAAGATGCATTATCAGCAAGCCAGTTCCCTGGATTATTCTAAAGTGGCACAATTACTTTCCAAAGATCAGGATCAGTACATTAAACGCCTGGTAGTACATTATGGTCAAAACATACGGGCTATAGAAGTGGAAGACGTAGCTTATTTTTATACAGAAGAAAAAGTAATCTTTCTATGCACTAAAGATGACAGAAGGTTTTCAATTGACTTGAATCTTGATAAGCTCGAAAATACCCTGAATCCAAAAAAGTTCTTCAGGATAAACCGCCAATTTATAGTCAATATCAAAGCCATCGAAAAAATGCTTGCCTATTCAAAATCACGGGTAAAAATTCTTCTGAACCCACCCTCAAGCCATGAAACCATTACCAGCGTTGAGCGATCCTCTGATTTTAAGAAATGGCTTGCCGGTGAATAA
- a CDS encoding glycosyltransferase — MAVQKKPSGISKFSGKLSLIIPCYNEEQRIKDMISGLQEFELKCSFDYEIIVVNDGSTDGTYETILSDPFFRQLKISGKFTLIQLPENHGKGYALKKGIEAATGTHLLTLDADMSARPAEILNWMSANNNKLPQDEIWIASREHSSSKIKEIPSRRRTGRIFNLLVRFFTPLKLRDTQCGFKLYPSSIGKQIFSEQRSVSWAHDVELLYHASLKGITIRDMPIVWEAKPGSKISPVKDALPMLLSVMAVSIRLKLEYFVLTPIRIITNKDSAASLPDLEKRDSIFRLLFFATSLLLFLMMTSLSFNYGITGDDLDQKVYGETVLNFYTSFGKDASCLNLKVGNKENLYIYGGLFNVISAAANRYVGGLDEYDMRHLINSMAGFLAILFAGLLAKAIGNWMTGFLAIIFLATWPQFFGQSMNNSKDIPFALGYVFTIYYLIKSVKELPRPSLRTWIMVAIGIAFTINIRIGGLLLVGMMYTFVIGAYILSPEKRKAIQNTKSGGPLLIRLLIVTVAGYFGGLIFWPYGLLHPLSNPFIALKEMSNFSVGIQVLFGGKLLSSKEIPWYYIPQWLWITTPVIVLFAAIAYSVIWYPARKKFSLMLSLLILFAALFPWAYTVYQKSPLYDGMRQMLFIVPILAVMAALTWQFILTIPKQKFILYIITTVIIIGAVLPIRFSLANHPNEYVYFNELIGGIKGAYGKYDTDYYMNSIRKTSDWLKQTSAYNTSSKEKKILIGTNALDPVNWYFRNDSSKVKIVYVKWDAPGNPKTRSARDWDYGIFFSRNIDPSMLTKGTWPSQKAIYKNEADGIPLSAIIERKDKSDMIGYNAMQKDSNQLAEKYFEQALKDNPQNEEVALWMAQVKLSLHKYEDAIKYAQQYIELFPGSDEGYMLLGVANAYTNNFNNAVNNLNKAIQLNAMNYQAYTILGQLYQQSGDAQTAQQYFSQAKQIQQTLNSQ; from the coding sequence ATGGCTGTTCAGAAAAAACCATCCGGCATATCAAAATTCTCCGGAAAATTATCGCTGATTATACCTTGTTACAATGAAGAACAGCGTATAAAAGATATGATTTCAGGGTTACAGGAATTTGAATTGAAATGTTCTTTCGATTATGAAATAATTGTAGTTAACGATGGCAGCACAGATGGAACTTATGAAACTATACTTTCAGATCCATTTTTCAGACAGCTGAAAATATCTGGTAAGTTTACGCTGATACAGCTTCCTGAAAACCATGGGAAGGGTTATGCCCTAAAAAAAGGGATCGAAGCTGCAACCGGAACGCATTTACTCACCCTCGATGCAGACATGTCTGCGCGACCAGCGGAAATTTTAAACTGGATGTCAGCTAACAATAACAAGCTACCACAGGATGAAATCTGGATAGCTTCGCGTGAACATTCTTCTTCAAAGATCAAAGAGATTCCATCTCGCCGCCGGACAGGAAGGATCTTTAATTTGTTAGTACGTTTTTTTACTCCCCTTAAGTTGCGTGACACGCAATGTGGCTTTAAGCTATATCCTTCAAGCATCGGAAAGCAAATTTTTTCTGAACAGCGTTCTGTTAGCTGGGCTCATGATGTAGAGCTACTGTATCATGCAAGTTTAAAAGGCATAACTATACGCGATATGCCCATAGTATGGGAAGCCAAACCAGGCAGTAAAATTTCTCCTGTAAAAGATGCACTTCCAATGCTACTTAGCGTAATGGCAGTTTCCATCCGGCTTAAACTGGAGTACTTTGTTTTAACACCTATAAGAATTATTACGAATAAAGATTCGGCTGCTTCCCTACCAGATTTAGAAAAAAGAGATTCAATTTTCAGGCTGCTGTTCTTTGCTACCAGTTTGTTACTTTTTTTAATGATGACTTCGCTGAGTTTTAACTATGGAATCACGGGAGATGATTTAGATCAGAAGGTGTATGGCGAAACGGTATTAAACTTTTACACTTCATTTGGAAAAGATGCTTCTTGTCTTAACCTGAAAGTTGGCAATAAAGAAAACCTCTATATCTATGGAGGACTTTTTAATGTTATATCTGCCGCAGCGAACCGGTATGTTGGTGGATTGGATGAGTATGATATGCGTCATCTAATAAACTCCATGGCAGGATTTCTTGCTATTCTATTCGCAGGGCTTCTTGCTAAAGCAATTGGTAACTGGATGACAGGTTTTTTGGCAATTATTTTTTTGGCAACATGGCCACAGTTTTTTGGGCAATCCATGAACAATTCAAAAGATATTCCTTTTGCGCTCGGGTATGTGTTTACTATTTATTATCTCATAAAATCAGTGAAGGAACTGCCCCGCCCTTCTTTACGGACCTGGATAATGGTAGCAATTGGTATTGCATTTACAATAAATATCCGCATTGGAGGATTGCTGCTGGTTGGCATGATGTACACCTTTGTTATTGGAGCATATATTCTTTCACCTGAAAAGAGAAAAGCGATCCAAAACACCAAATCCGGGGGCCCGCTTTTAATACGTTTGCTTATTGTAACCGTTGCTGGCTATTTCGGAGGATTGATCTTCTGGCCATACGGACTTCTTCATCCCCTATCAAATCCATTTATTGCTTTAAAAGAGATGTCTAATTTCTCGGTGGGTATTCAGGTTTTGTTCGGCGGAAAGCTGCTTTCTTCAAAAGAAATACCCTGGTACTATATTCCTCAATGGCTCTGGATTACAACTCCTGTTATTGTTTTGTTTGCTGCAATTGCCTATAGCGTGATTTGGTATCCGGCAAGAAAAAAATTCTCGCTCATGCTAAGCTTGCTAATTCTGTTTGCTGCCCTGTTTCCCTGGGCATACACAGTATATCAAAAGTCTCCTTTGTATGATGGAATGCGTCAAATGTTATTTATTGTTCCAATACTGGCAGTTATGGCCGCTCTAACGTGGCAATTTATTCTTACTATTCCGAAACAAAAATTTATTTTATACATAATCACTACAGTGATTATAATTGGAGCAGTATTACCCATACGTTTTTCATTGGCAAATCATCCTAATGAATATGTTTATTTTAATGAATTGATTGGCGGTATAAAAGGTGCATATGGAAAATACGATACAGACTACTATATGAACAGTATTCGCAAAACATCAGATTGGTTAAAGCAAACAAGTGCATACAACACGTCATCCAAAGAGAAAAAAATTTTAATAGGAACCAATGCTTTGGATCCGGTGAATTGGTATTTCCGGAATGATAGTAGCAAAGTCAAAATTGTTTATGTAAAATGGGATGCACCCGGAAATCCTAAAACACGCAGTGCACGTGACTGGGATTATGGAATTTTTTTTTCCAGAAATATTGACCCTTCCATGCTTACCAAAGGAACATGGCCTTCCCAAAAAGCTATTTATAAAAATGAGGCAGATGGTATTCCTCTCTCGGCAATAATTGAAAGAAAGGATAAGTCCGACATGATTGGCTACAATGCTATGCAGAAAGACAGCAATCAACTTGCGGAAAAATATTTTGAACAAGCCCTGAAGGATAATCCGCAAAATGAAGAAGTGGCTTTATGGATGGCTCAGGTGAAATTGAGTTTACATAAGTATGAGGATGCCATTAAATATGCCCAACAGTATATTGAATTATTTCCAGGAAGCGATGAAGGGTACATGCTTCTAGGGGTTGCAAATGCCTATACCAATAATTTTAATAATGCAGTGAACAATTTAAACAAAGCCATTCAATTAAATGCAATGAATTACCAGGCTTATACAATTCTTGGGCAATTGTACCAGCAAAGCGGTGATGCTCAAACGGCGCAACAATATTTTTCCCAGGCAAAGCAGATACAGCAAACACTGAACTCGCAATAG
- a CDS encoding YceI family protein: MSLPSKSIIFEIPMRHHQPKYLGLFFICSLFLVAANVPAHNELFTSHNGEITFLSYAPLEVITARSNEMQGAIDPVTRTFLFTVNVNTFHGFNSGLQQIHFNENYLETDVYPKATFDGKIIESVDFNIPGKYEVRAKGKLTIHGIPQERIINGAIEVFQDHIVVQSKFPVLLEDHQIKVPKVVYQKIAPEIDVTLHADLKKVSD; encoded by the coding sequence ATGAGCCTTCCTTCCAAAAGCATTATTTTTGAAATACCCATGCGCCACCACCAACCAAAATACCTTGGATTATTTTTCATTTGTTCTCTGTTCCTGGTTGCTGCAAACGTTCCGGCTCATAATGAACTATTTACTTCCCACAATGGTGAAATAACATTTTTGTCCTATGCTCCCCTGGAAGTCATTACGGCCAGGTCAAATGAAATGCAGGGAGCTATAGATCCTGTAACCCGAACTTTTCTTTTCACAGTAAATGTAAATACCTTTCACGGCTTCAACAGCGGGCTGCAACAAATACATTTTAATGAGAATTATCTTGAAACAGATGTATATCCTAAGGCCACCTTCGATGGAAAGATTATTGAATCTGTGGACTTTAATATTCCGGGTAAATATGAGGTGAGAGCCAAGGGTAAGCTAACCATACATGGCATTCCGCAGGAAAGAATTATAAACGGAGCAATTGAAGTGTTCCAGGATCATATAGTAGTGCAATCTAAATTTCCTGTTTTGCTTGAAGATCATCAGATTAAAGTTCCTAAAGTGGTATATCAAAAAATTGCTCCTGAAATAGATGTTACGCTACATGCCGATTTAAAGAAGGTGAGTGATTAA
- a CDS encoding DUF2461 domain-containing protein produces MHQLHPKTLKFLSGLKKNNNKEWFEKNRETYAEIRNTFINVVQEVINEINFFDTSLGTPDAKKCLFRINRDIRFSKDKSPYKINMGASMAKGGKNLPSAGYYLHVQPHRCFIGGGIWMPPSDNVNKIRQEIDYNFSDFKKIIESAAFKKEFESLSTEEKLARPPKNYAPDNPAIEYLKLKSFIATRDIKDEIVLSKNYLREVILTFRQLHPLISFINRAVA; encoded by the coding sequence ATGCACCAGCTACATCCTAAAACTTTAAAATTTCTTTCTGGTCTTAAAAAAAATAACAACAAGGAATGGTTTGAAAAGAACCGTGAGACATATGCAGAAATCCGGAATACTTTTATAAACGTAGTGCAGGAAGTAATTAATGAAATAAATTTCTTCGATACATCCTTAGGAACCCCAGACGCAAAAAAATGTTTATTTAGGATAAACCGAGATATCCGTTTTTCAAAGGATAAATCTCCATATAAAATAAATATGGGAGCTTCGATGGCAAAGGGAGGTAAGAACCTGCCCTCAGCGGGTTATTACCTGCATGTGCAGCCACACCGTTGCTTTATAGGCGGAGGAATCTGGATGCCACCATCAGATAATGTAAATAAGATTCGGCAAGAGATTGACTATAATTTTAGTGATTTCAAAAAAATTATAGAATCCGCTGCTTTCAAAAAAGAATTTGAATCTCTGAGTACTGAAGAAAAACTGGCGCGGCCTCCAAAAAATTATGCGCCAGATAACCCTGCTATCGAATACCTGAAACTTAAGAGCTTTATCGCTACCAGGGATATAAAAGATGAGATTGTACTTTCAAAAAATTACCTTAGGGAGGTCATATTAACTTTCCGGCAATTGCATCCGCTCATATCTTTTATAAACAGGGCCGTCGCATAA
- a CDS encoding Hsp20/alpha crystallin family protein, with protein sequence MSLVKFKNNTSPVERGFNDLFNNFLNDDLGFFMKPFSGFQSPAVNSVETKDHFRLELAVPGFNKNDFSVKIEGNLLTVSGEKKNESNREDETFTMREFNHTSFSRSFTLPNTVDSTKISGEYVDGLLKIFIPKKEEAKQKPAMEVKIY encoded by the coding sequence ATGTCACTCGTAAAATTTAAAAATAACACAAGCCCCGTTGAACGTGGATTCAACGATCTCTTTAATAATTTTTTAAATGATGATTTAGGTTTTTTTATGAAACCATTTAGCGGCTTTCAAAGCCCTGCGGTAAATTCTGTAGAAACTAAAGATCACTTCAGGCTTGAACTGGCGGTGCCGGGATTTAACAAGAATGATTTTTCAGTTAAGATCGAGGGAAATCTTTTAACAGTGAGCGGAGAAAAGAAAAATGAATCAAACCGGGAAGATGAAACATTTACAATGCGGGAATTTAACCACACATCTTTCAGCCGTTCCTTTACGCTTCCTAACACTGTGGATTCTACTAAGATAAGCGGTGAATATGTTGATGGACTTTTGAAAATTTTTATTCCAAAGAAGGAAGAAGCTAAGCAAAAGCCTGCAATGGAAGTTAAAATTTATTAA
- a CDS encoding arginine decarboxylase, protein MTNTYKDLIQQTFDFPQDGFEVIDNELYFNGVSIMNLVRKYGTPFKLIYLPKIFSQIQKAKSLFKKAFKEHKYGGKYYYCYCTKSSHFAHILEEVVSNDVHLETSFAYDINIIRKLYEKKAIDKDRFIICNGFKTRVYTTKIAALINDGYTNVIPVLDNMDEIHAYQRTVRGTCNIGIRIAAEEEPTFEFYTSRLGIRWRDILEFYVQKIHNNKKFMLKMLHFFINTGIRDNAYYWSELNKALNVYCQLRKICPTLDSINIGGGFPVKNSLGFDYDYDYMIREIVLQIKNACKKNKIPVPNIFTEFGSFTVGEAGANIYKIIGQKQQNDAELWYMIDSSFITTLPDTWGIGQRFLMLPINKWDVDYQKVNLGGLTCDSQDYYNSEVHINQVFLPKNSNGEPLYIGFFHTGAYQDQLSGYGGIKHCLIPSPKVVLLNKNKKGEMEDWLFAKQQSSASMLKILGYK, encoded by the coding sequence ATGACTAACACCTATAAGGACCTCATTCAACAAACGTTTGACTTTCCGCAGGATGGCTTTGAGGTAATAGACAACGAGCTTTACTTTAACGGTGTTTCCATAATGAATCTGGTGCGGAAATACGGCACCCCATTTAAGCTGATCTATCTGCCTAAGATCTTTTCCCAAATACAGAAAGCAAAATCGCTCTTTAAAAAGGCCTTTAAGGAACACAAGTACGGAGGAAAATACTATTACTGCTATTGTACAAAAAGCTCTCATTTTGCACACATACTTGAAGAGGTTGTCAGCAATGATGTTCATCTTGAAACTTCTTTTGCCTATGATATTAATATCATTCGAAAGCTCTATGAGAAAAAAGCGATAGACAAGGACCGGTTTATAATCTGTAACGGTTTTAAAACAAGAGTTTATACAACTAAGATTGCTGCACTTATCAATGACGGATATACTAATGTAATTCCTGTGCTTGATAATATGGATGAAATACATGCATATCAGCGTACTGTACGCGGCACGTGTAATATAGGCATACGAATAGCCGCCGAGGAAGAGCCAACCTTTGAATTTTATACCTCACGGCTTGGAATACGCTGGCGCGATATTCTGGAATTTTATGTCCAGAAAATCCACAACAACAAAAAGTTTATGCTGAAGATGCTTCACTTTTTTATAAATACCGGCATCCGTGATAATGCATACTATTGGAGTGAACTGAATAAAGCTCTAAACGTTTATTGCCAATTAAGAAAAATTTGTCCAACACTGGATTCTATTAATATTGGAGGAGGCTTTCCTGTAAAAAATTCTCTTGGCTTCGACTACGATTATGATTACATGATTCGCGAAATAGTACTGCAGATTAAGAATGCCTGCAAAAAAAATAAGATCCCGGTACCTAATATTTTTACAGAGTTTGGAAGTTTCACGGTAGGGGAAGCGGGTGCCAATATCTATAAAATAATAGGGCAGAAACAACAGAACGATGCTGAGCTCTGGTATATGATCGACAGCTCTTTTATAACCACTTTGCCTGATACCTGGGGTATAGGGCAGCGATTTTTAATGCTCCCCATCAACAAGTGGGATGTAGATTATCAAAAAGTAAACCTTGGAGGATTAACCTGCGATAGCCAGGATTATTATAACTCAGAAGTACACATCAACCAGGTTTTTCTTCCTAAAAACAGCAACGGGGAACCATTGTACATTGGGTTTTTTCATACGGGTGCATACCAGGATCAGTTGAGCGGATATGGTGGAATTAAACACTGCCTTATTCCATCCCCAAAAGTTGTGTTACTCAATAAAAATAAAAAGGGTGAAATGGAAGATTGGCTATTTGCCAAGCAGCAATCGTCCGCAAGCATGCTGAAGATATTGGGTTATAAATGA
- a CDS encoding GNAT family N-acetyltransferase, with translation MSITIRKAEKKDVPAMLGLIKELALYEKALDQVTNTVGDMEKDGFGNQPIFSAYLAEVNNEVAGIAIYYIAYSTWKGKYIYLDDFIVNEDFRRYGIGKKLFEAVGYAAKMIGANQFRWHVLNWNEPAINFYKKYDASLDPEWITCKLTKEQIGELFTNTID, from the coding sequence ATGAGTATTACCATCCGAAAGGCAGAAAAAAAAGATGTTCCTGCTATGCTCGGATTAATCAAAGAACTAGCGCTGTATGAAAAGGCACTGGATCAGGTTACAAATACTGTAGGTGATATGGAAAAAGATGGCTTCGGAAATCAACCAATATTCAGTGCTTATCTTGCGGAAGTAAATAATGAGGTGGCAGGTATTGCAATTTATTATATTGCTTATTCAACCTGGAAAGGCAAATATATTTACCTCGATGATTTTATAGTTAATGAAGATTTCCGACGTTACGGCATCGGGAAAAAACTATTTGAAGCGGTGGGGTATGCTGCTAAAATGATCGGAGCTAATCAATTCAGATGGCATGTGCTGAATTGGAATGAGCCAGCTATAAATTTCTATAAAAAATATGATGCTTCACTGGATCCGGAGTGGATCACCTGCAAACTGACAAAAGAACAAATTGGAGAATTATTTACAAATACAATTGACTGA
- a CDS encoding fibronectin type III domain-containing protein, whose protein sequence is MKKIKLFTFTIVIFCAMMICNSLYAQVTQTLIDYGAPKLVNFNERAQYDVKHPQKLKRRFVEQGEDRDNFVFKPQPVDANAINNKVTLNNPNTPLSNSPVASVNINGVMDNGTLIPPDINGAVGITYVMETTNQEFKIYTKSGSLTSTVSITTFFSATGGSGYYDPHICYDPNNDRFIICIDGNVSNGHGGLFIAVSQTGNPTGNWYTYSIDATGNTSDFLDYPQMGFNTNWIVLTGNDFLGTGGNAGKIYVFNRAGLYSGTQGSVNTFTDNTVSLISPATTYDNSQTTEYMVADWNGNSGGNGYVKIFTITGSATAPVYSAGNTIGVNQPWSESTVGAKQLGSSNTIEDGDTRIHSCIYRSGSLWFCHSVFLPASSPTHTANDWWQVNPSNSTVTQFGRIEDTNGSTFYYYPSLDVNANGDMMIGYSMSGTSNYASAVYAYRASTDALNTLQSPVIYKAGVASYYKTFGSGRNRFGDYSGTAFDPSNNSFWTFQEWANTSNNWATQIANVPATGGVTCNAPTGMSTSGITNTSATFSWTAVSGASSYNVQYRKVGTSTWTTASSLSTSYSASGLTAGTNYEWQVQTVCSGGGTSVFTASTTFTTTGTAPCNAPTGLTTSSITSTSATFSWGAVSGAPSYNVQYRKTGTTTWSTASTSSASYNATGLTTGTTYEWQVQTVCSGGGTSSFTASTTFTTTGITYCSSVGKTLDGITNVTFNTINNTTSGTTSGYTDYTGTQSTTVSQNSTYTLSVKINTGGNYTNYTKAWIDWNHDGTFSTTTNEEYNLGTAVNVTSGTTSLSPVSVLVPSTAVVGTTRMRVSTQYNANPTPCSASFDGEVEDYSVVVSSGGTSCGIPSGLSSSSITSSGATVSWGAVSGATSYNLQYKVSTTSTWTTVSTSSTSYNLTGLTAGTTYNYQVQAVCSGGSSSYSSQSSFTTLSGTVTYCASKGSSTAYEYISKILLGSINNTSGNNNGYGNYTNLSTSLAAGVSNTITMTPGFASSSYTEYWTLYIDYNHNGILNDAGETVATGSGTAAVSKSFTVPSTALNGATRMRIQMHYNSSSTNPCATLDYGEVEDYTVSITGGQRLENTDLIAKTISISVSPNPVSAAISVAEFQLITEGNVRLEIFDLYGKQVQAINTGNQSEGKRQYEIAHLDELAAGNYVILLFENNQLIARNKFVIAE, encoded by the coding sequence ATGAAAAAAATTAAACTCTTTACATTTACCATTGTTATCTTCTGCGCAATGATGATCTGCAACTCGCTGTACGCGCAGGTTACGCAGACTCTTATCGATTATGGTGCACCGAAACTTGTCAACTTTAACGAGCGCGCACAATACGATGTTAAGCATCCTCAGAAATTAAAGCGGCGATTCGTGGAACAGGGTGAGGACCGTGATAATTTTGTATTTAAACCTCAGCCGGTAGATGCAAATGCAATAAACAATAAGGTTACTCTTAATAATCCAAATACCCCTTTGAGTAATTCTCCTGTTGCCTCTGTTAATATTAACGGAGTAATGGATAACGGTACCTTAATACCGCCGGACATTAATGGAGCCGTAGGTATCACTTATGTAATGGAAACGACCAACCAGGAGTTTAAAATCTATACCAAAAGCGGATCGCTTACCAGCACGGTGAGCATTACTACTTTTTTTTCTGCCACAGGAGGCAGCGGATACTATGATCCGCACATCTGTTATGACCCCAATAATGATCGGTTCATCATCTGTATTGATGGGAACGTATCAAATGGTCACGGAGGGCTTTTTATTGCTGTTTCTCAAACCGGAAACCCAACAGGTAACTGGTATACCTACTCCATTGATGCAACCGGGAACACATCCGATTTCCTTGATTACCCGCAAATGGGCTTCAATACAAACTGGATTGTGTTGACTGGTAATGATTTTCTTGGAACGGGTGGCAATGCAGGAAAAATTTATGTCTTCAACAGGGCCGGTCTTTACAGCGGCACGCAGGGAAGTGTAAATACTTTTACCGATAATACAGTTTCTTTAATTTCTCCTGCTACTACGTACGATAATTCACAAACAACTGAATATATGGTTGCAGATTGGAATGGAAATTCGGGTGGCAACGGTTATGTTAAAATCTTTACAATTACAGGTTCGGCAACTGCTCCTGTATACAGTGCAGGAAATACCATAGGGGTGAATCAACCATGGAGTGAATCTACGGTAGGTGCCAAACAGTTAGGCAGCTCGAACACGATTGAGGATGGTGATACCCGCATACATAGTTGTATTTACAGGAGTGGTTCCTTATGGTTTTGCCATTCCGTATTTCTTCCTGCATCTTCCCCCACGCATACAGCTAATGATTGGTGGCAGGTGAATCCATCTAACTCAACCGTTACGCAGTTTGGCCGGATTGAAGATACTAATGGCAGCACTTTTTATTATTATCCAAGTCTGGATGTGAATGCCAATGGAGACATGATGATTGGATATTCCATGTCGGGTACAAGCAATTATGCAAGCGCTGTCTATGCATACCGTGCTTCGACTGATGCCCTGAATACCTTACAGTCGCCGGTTATTTATAAAGCAGGAGTGGCGAGTTATTACAAAACATTCGGCAGTGGCCGCAACCGCTTTGGAGACTACTCCGGTACTGCTTTTGATCCTTCAAATAATTCTTTCTGGACTTTCCAGGAATGGGCAAATACCTCAAACAATTGGGCCACTCAAATCGCCAATGTGCCGGCTACCGGAGGCGTAACATGTAACGCTCCCACAGGAATGTCCACCTCAGGAATAACAAACACGTCCGCAACATTTTCCTGGACCGCAGTAAGCGGTGCCAGCAGCTACAATGTACAATACCGGAAAGTAGGAACTTCCACCTGGACAACAGCATCATCCTTGTCAACTTCTTATAGTGCAAGCGGACTGACTGCCGGCACTAATTACGAATGGCAGGTCCAGACCGTATGTTCCGGTGGAGGAACTTCTGTCTTTACAGCATCCACCACTTTTACAACTACCGGTACGGCGCCATGCAATGCTCCAACCGGACTAACAACCAGCAGCATTACAAGCACTTCAGCCACTTTTTCATGGGGTGCTGTATCTGGTGCCCCTAGCTACAATGTTCAGTATCGTAAAACAGGCACTACTACATGGTCAACTGCTTCAACAAGTTCTGCTTCATACAATGCAACCGGTTTAACAACGGGCACTACCTATGAATGGCAGGTTCAAACGGTTTGTTCAGGTGGCGGCACTTCATCATTCACAGCATCCACCACCTTTACAACTACCGGAATTACTTATTGCAGCTCCGTTGGAAAGACTCTGGATGGAATTACCAATGTTACTTTTAATACCATTAACAATACCACCTCGGGAACCACTTCGGGTTATACTGATTATACTGGAACGCAATCAACTACGGTAAGTCAAAACAGCACGTACACATTATCTGTTAAGATCAACACCGGTGGTAACTATACCAATTATACGAAAGCATGGATAGACTGGAACCACGACGGGACTTTCAGCACTACAACCAATGAAGAATATAATCTGGGAACGGCTGTAAACGTTACTAGCGGCACCACCAGTCTTTCACCTGTATCAGTTTTAGTCCCATCAACTGCTGTGGTTGGTACTACGCGCATGCGTGTTTCTACACAGTATAATGCAAACCCAACACCTTGTAGTGCCTCATTCGATGGCGAAGTAGAAGATTATTCTGTGGTGGTTTCATCAGGAGGAACATCTTGCGGAATTCCCTCCGGACTCTCTTCTTCATCCATAACTTCATCAGGTGCAACAGTGAGCTGGGGCGCCGTAAGCGGAGCTACTTCATACAATTTACAGTATAAAGTATCTACTACTTCTACCTGGACTACTGTTTCCACCAGCAGTACTTCTTACAATCTTACGGGATTAACTGCAGGCACTACCTATAATTACCAGGTGCAGGCGGTTTGTTCGGGTGGCTCTTCTTCCTATTCCTCACAATCTTCTTTCACTACTTTGAGCGGTACTGTAACCTATTGTGCGTCTAAAGGAAGTAGTACAGCATATGAATACATAAGTAAAATTCTATTGGGAAGCATCAATAATACCAGTGGAAATAACAATGGCTATGGGAATTATACAAACCTGAGCACCAGTCTTGCTGCTGGAGTGTCAAATACCATTACAATGACTCCCGGATTTGCAAGCAGCTCTTATACTGAATACTGGACCCTATATATTGATTATAATCACAATGGCATCTTAAATGATGCGGGTGAAACCGTGGCAACAGGTAGTGGTACGGCAGCAGTTTCAAAGTCTTTTACAGTTCCATCTACAGCTTTAAATGGCGCTACCCGCATGCGCATCCAGATGCATTATAATAGCTCGAGCACTAATCCATGCGCAACGCTCGACTATGGGGAGGTAGAAGACTATACGGTAAGTATAACCGGCGGGCAACGATTAGAAAATACTGATCTGATTGCTAAGACTATATCAATCTCTGTTTCACCGAATCCGGTGTCAGCAGCAATTTCAGTTGCTGAATTTCAATTGATCACGGAGGGAAATGTCAGGCTTGAAATATTTGACCTCTATGGTAAACAGGTACAAGCTATTAACACGGGTAATCAAAGTGAGGGAAAACGCCAGTACGAGATAGCCCACCTGGATGAACTGGCAGCCGGTAATTATGTTATCTTACTTTTTGAAAACAATCAGCTGATAGCACGTAACAAATTTGTAATTGCAGAATAG